In Thermus albus, the sequence AGGACCTGAGAGTGTATACGTCCATACTCCGGTAACTCCGCTCGTATCTCCGGAAGATACCGCTTCTGTTCATAGAAACCGATGGTCTTTTTGGCCTTCTTGTAGGCCTCTCTACGTTCCTGAAGTGCGGCATTGTAAAGCTGACGGCACAAGGAGAGAGTCCGCCCAAGATAGCCCCTACGGGGCTGACCCAAGTCCCTCCTTTGGGGCTTGGTAGGGTACAGGCGGTACTTGAAGGCTTTTCTGATCACCGTACCTCCATCCCATGGTAGCACATCCGCCGTCCACTAGGCTATGTCCGCGGCTTTGGGGCCCCTGCCCCAAATGAACCGCCGGCGGACGTGGGGGGGCTAANNNNNNNNNNGATTATAGCCCCCCCACACCCCCCTTTTTTCTAAGAACTGCCTCCCAGACAATGCTCCCAGAGGGGGTTTTGCGGGATCTGGTCCCTTGGGAAGCCGGAGGAAGGGCCGATGGTGCCTGTAGCCTTTCTTGCCGCCACCCTGTTCCTGCAGGAAGGCCTTTCGGTCCCCCTGCCGGGGCGCAGCCACGGCTTCCCTCACCGCTTCCCGTGGCGCCGGCTTCAGGGTGTCCCGGTCCAGGGGGCACCTCCTCTCCCTGGGCGCCCCCTTTTACCCCCATCCCCAGGATTCCCCAAACAACCGGCTTCCGGGAAGGGAGCGAACGTGGGTGGCAACTCGGGTTATAGTAGCCCCTATGGAAGAGGCGCGGCTCCTCATCACCTGCCCGGACCGGCCCGGCATCGTGGCTGCCGTGTCCGGGTTCCTTTACGCCCACGGGGCCAACATCACGGATCTGCAGCAGTATTCCACCGACCCGGAAGGCGGCACCTTCTTCATGCGCCTGGCCTTCACCACCCCCCACCTGGACCTCTCCCGCCCCGCTTTAGAAAGGGCCTTCCAGGATGTGGTGGCCAGCCGCTTTCAGATGGAGTGGCGCCTGGCCTACGCCTCGGAAAGGAAACGGGTGGCCATCTTGGTTTCCCGGCCCGCCCACGCCCTTTTGGAACTCCTTTGGCGCTACCGGGTAGGGGAGCTTTCCATGGACCTCCGGATGGTGGTCTCCAACCATCCCCATCACCAGGAGGAGGTGGAGCGCTTCGGTATCCCTTACCACCATGTGCCCGTGGAAAAGGGGCGGAAGGAGGAAGCCGAGGAGAGGATCCTGGCCCTCCTCGAGGAGGAAGGGGTAGAGCTTGTGGTCCTGGCCCGCTACATGCAGATCCTCTCCCCCCGGTTTGTGGCCCGCTACCCCATGGGCATCATCAACATCCACCATTCCTTCCTGCCGGCCTTTGCCGGGGCCGACCCCTACCGCCAGGCCCACGAGCGGGGGGTTAAGCTCATCGGGGCCACGGCCCACTACGTCACCGAGGAGCTGGACCAAGGGCCCATCATTGAGCAGGACGTGGTGCGGGTATCCCACCGCCACACGGTGGCGGAGATGCGCCGGCTTGGCCAGGAGCTGGAGCGCACGGTCTTGGCCCGGGCGGTGCGCTGGCACCTGGAAGACCGCATCCTGGTCCACGGTAACAAAACCGTGGTCTTCGTCTAATCGGAGGCTAACCGGGTACGCATAAGGTAGAGCCAGGAGGTGAGGCATGAACCTCGGTCGGTCCTTCGTGGGTTTTCTGGTTCTTTCCCTGATGGCGGGAGCAGTGCTGTGGTGGGGTCTAAGCCATGGTCAGAACCCGCGCCCCCAGCCTCGGCCGGCTTCTGACCCCGGGCTTTTGGAATACGAGCGCAATACGGTGGAGATCGTGGAAAGGTACGGGGACGGGGTGGTCTACGTGGGGGTGGTGACCCGTCCGCAAAGCGTCCAGCTGCCCCCGGGCTTTGAGTTCTTCGCCCCCTTCTTGCAGATGCCTCCTCAGGAAGGAGCGGGTTCGGGCTTTGTCATTGACAAGGAGGGGTACATCCTCACCAACTACCACGTGGTGGAGGGGGCAAGCCGCATCACGGTGAAGTTCCATAACGACCCCAATGAGTACCGGGCCCGGCTGGTGGGGGCAGCCCCCCCTTTGGATGTGGCCCTCCTCAAGGTGGAGGCGCCCAAGGAGAGGTTGGTGCCTTTGGTCCTTGGGGATTCCGACCGCATCCGGGTGGGGCAGAAGGCCATCGCCATGGGGAATCCCTTCGGCCTGGAGTTCACCGTGACCCAGGGGATCGTCTCCGCCATCCGGGAGAACCCCGGGGCCATCGGGGATGAGTCGGGCCTGGTGCCCCAGGTGATCCAGACGGATGCCGCCATCAACCCCGGCAACTCCGGGGGGCCCCTTCTCAACTCCCGTGGGGAGGTGATCGGCATCAACACCGCCATCTTCACCCCCACGGGCCAGTTTGGGGCCGCCCAGTTCGCCGGCGTGGGGTTTGCCCTGCCCATCAACCTGGTGAAGCAGTACCTCCCCGAGCTCAAGGCGGGGAAGACCCTGACCGCGGAGGAGATCATCAAAAACCGGCCCCGCCTTGGCGTTTCCCTTATTCCCCTCTCCGTCTACCCCGAGAAGTTACGCCAGCAGTACGGGCTTCCCGCCTCCGGGCTCATGGTGCAGGAGGTGGAGCGCAATAGCCCCGCCGCCCGGGCGGGCCTTAGGGCCCCAAGCCGCTTTGCCTACCTGCAGCTCCCCTCGGGGGAAACCCTTCAGGTAGGGGTGGATGGGGATGTGCTCCTCAAGGCGGACGGGGTGCCCCTAACCTCCATCGCCCAGCTCCGGCGGGTTCTTTACAGCAAGAAGCCGGGGGAAGCGGTGAGCCTCGAGGTCTTCCGCCAAGGCCGCACCTTCACCGTGCGCGTGGTACCCCAGGTGATCCGCTAGCCACGGGATTAAGGGGGCCAGAGAAGGCGTAGCCGCAGGCATCCCTTTTGCACCCGGAACCAGGTGTCCCCTAGCTTCAAGGCCAGGCCCACTTCGGAGCAGTAGGCCAGGACCTTCCGCCGCTCCTTGGCCAGGGCCTGGTTCCAGGGGTATTCCCCGGCGGTGTAGTAGGCTTCCGTTTCCGGGTCGGTGTAGGCCTGAAAGCCCTGGAAGGCCCAAAGCGGGTGAAACTCCACAAGGACGGGTTTCCCCGTGACCGTGTTCACGAACTCCACCTGCCCCTTTTCCCAGGGGGTGAGGAGCAGATACTGCCTTTTGGCCCCTTCTTCCACCGACACCACCCGCACCAGGGCCAAGAGGACCAGGGCCGACCAAAAAGCCCAGCTCCTCGGGAGCTGGGCCAGCTTGGTGGGGAAGGGAGCGGGTTTCACGGCCCTACTTCAAGGCCCCGGCTTCCCGGAAGTACCGCAGGGCCCCCTCGTGGTAGGGGATGGTTCCCCCCAGGAAGCGCACGGCGTTTTCCAGGCTGGTATCCCGGGCAGCGGCCACCGCCTGGCGCAGGGTGGCCAGGTTTTCAAAGGTGGCTTTGGTAAGGGCATACGCAGCCTCCTCAGGCAGGCTTTGCGGACAGACCAAGAGGTTCCAGAAGGTGAGGGTGGGGGTGTCAGCCCGGGTACCATAGATGGCCTTGGGGATCACCCCGGGGCCGGCAAGGCCGGGGAAACGCTTCTGGAAGGTCTGGACCACGGTGCTCTTGGGATCCAAGGGCACCAGATGGATCCTCTGCCCCTTCCGGGCCAAGGAGGCCGCAAGCTCGGTGATGGCCCCCGTGGGCAGGCCCCCCGACCAGAAGAAGGCGTCAATGTTGCCCTCAGAGAGGGCATTGGCGCTTTCCTGGGCTCCTAGGCGTTCCTGCTTGGCGAAGTCCTTGGGGGAGAGCCCTGCCGCTTGCAAGACCAAGAGGGCCTCCACCTCGGTACCCGAGCCCGGAGCTCCGGTGGACACCCGCTTGCCCTTTAGGTCCTGCACCACCCGGATGCCGGTTCCTTCCCGGGTGACGATGTGCAAAAAGTTGGGGTACATGGCGAAGAGGATTCGGACACTTTTGGCGGGCTTTTCCTTGAAGCGGTCGTGCTGCCCGGTGTAGGCCAGATAGGCGGAGTCCGGCAGCACGGTGGCGCAGTAGTAGGTGCCCCCGCCGGTGCGGTTTTCTAAAAGGAGCAGGTTGTCAATGGAAGCGGCGGTCTGGATGGCTTGGGCCTCGGCCACCCCGGCTTTGTTCCAGATTTCCGCTAGGGTGGTGCCATAGTAGAAGTAAACGCCACCCACGCCACCTGTGGCCACCACCACCTTGGGTTTTTGGGCCAGGGCCAGGCCCGCCAAGGCCAAAAGGACCAAGAGGACTCTTTTCATCGTCCCACCTCCTTGCCTTCGGTCTTACGCTAAGCCTCTTTGCGCGCTCCCGTCAACCCCTTGCGGAAGAAGGGAAGCCCCAGGAGGAAGGCTACCAGGTTGAGAAGCCCGTAGGGTACAAAGAGCAATACGGCCAGAATGCCCAAAGCCCAGGCCTCCCAGCGCTTCAAGGGCCTTCGGGTGTAACCCGCTGCGGAGGCGGAAAGGTACACGATGCCCGCGGCCGCCGAAAGGAAGCGTTCTAGAATCATGGGCCACGCCTCCCCTGGGGAGGAGTTTTCCAGAACGGGGATGATAAGCAGCGCGGTGCCCGAGTAGGAGAGGAGGAAGAAAAACCCCACCAGGTACTTGGAAAGGGCTACCCGGGCGGCGTAGACCCCGGTGATCAGGGGATTGGTGCCGAAGACGCTGCTGGCCGCGTAGGCGGAGAGGGCCACGGGCGGGGTTACATCCGCCAGAACCGCATAGTAGAAGAGGAACATGTGGGTGGCGAGGAGGGCGGCGGAGTCGGGGATGCCGTTTTGCTTAGCCAGGGCGATGATGGCGGGGGCGGTGAGGGCCGAGGTGAGCACGTAGGTGGCCGTGGGGGGTACCCCCATGCCCAGCACCAGGCTGAAGATGGCGGTGATGAGGGTGGCGAGAAGCAGGCTTTCCCCGGAGACCTGTTGCAAAAGCTGGCTGAACTTGGAGGGAAGGCCGCTTATCACCATCATGGCGAAGATGAGGTTGGCGGCGGTCACCGCGGTGCCGATGGGAAGAAGGGTACGGAAGCCATCCGCTAGCCCTTGGAAGATGGGGGCTATCCCCTTGGGCCTCAGGGTGGGGTCCAGGTAGGTCAAGAGGATGAAGAAGAGGAGGGCCATGCTGGCAGCGGTGCGCACCTCGTAGCCCAGGTAGAGCATGGCGATGATGAGGAGGATGGGCAAGAAGAGGGTGCTATAGCGCAGGGCGTAGGCCCTCCGGCTCATGCCCAGCTCAGCGCCTACAGGAGGCAGGCCCGCCTTGCGGGAATAGAACTCGTTGAAGGCCAAAACAGCGGTCAGGTAAAGCAGGGCTGGCCCTAAGGCCATGACGATCACCTTCAGGTAGGGGATCTGGAGGATCTCCACCATGATGAAGGCGATGGAGCCCATAACGGGTGGGGTAATGAGGGCGATGGTGCCGGCGGTGGCCACCAAGCCCGCTGCCACCAGGCGGTCATAGCCGGCCCTTTCATAGAGGGGTTTGGTCAGGGCGGCCACGAACTGGGTATCGGCGGCGCCCGATCCGGAGAACATGCCCATGAACACGCTGGCCAATCCCGTGACCCGCCCCGGGGTGGCGGGGTGCTTGCCCACCAGGGCTAAGGCCAGGTTGGCCACCACCCTCCCCAGGCCCAGGGCCCCGATCATGCCGGAGAGGAGGGTAAAGTAGACCAAATATTTGGCGGAAACCCCGGTGATGAGGCCGTAGATGCCGGCCTCGGTTTCGTTATAGGTCTTGCCCAGGAGGAGGTCTATCCCTTGGCGGCTTCCCCTGAAGGCCCCGGGGAAGAGGTCCGCGTAGAGGTTGTAGCTGAAGAAGAAGAGCACCAAAACCGGCATCACCGGACCCAGAAGGCGGTAGACGAGGCCCAGGACCAGCATGATGAGCCCGAAGGACATGGCCATGTCCCAGGGCTCGGGAAGCACCGCCCTATAGACCAGCTCCTCAAAGAAGCGAAGCTGGTAGAGGGTAGGGAAGAGGGCCAGGAGGACGGCCAGGAGGTCCGCGGGCCGCTTTAGACCAGGTAGGAGGGCGGGCAAGGCCGCCACTGTCCAGTAAAGGAGGCCCACCGCCTTAGCCTCCCAGGGCAAGTTTAGCCCGGGGACGCTGGGGACCAGGAAGTTATAAAGGGGGATTAGGGTGAAAAGGAAATAAACCCAAGAACCAAAGGTGCGTTTCCGGGGAAGGTAGAAGGAAACCAGATAGCCTCCCAAAAGGAGGAAGAGGACGTGGGTGCTTCGCTGGAGCTGAACGATGTCCAGGATGGGTATCTCCGCCCGGGCTAAGGGGGTAAAGGGGTGGAGGACTAGATAGAGGCTATAGAGAGCGCCAAGGATTAGGATCCAGCGGGTGAACCGGGCCAAGGGGGTGGATGGGCTCTGGGAATGTTCTAACTCCATGGTTTTCTCCAAAAAAGCCCGGGGCCTGGAAGCTTCCAGGGCACCCGGGCGGTTTCATGGCTTACTTGATGAGGCCCTTTTCCTTCAGGTACCGCTCGGCTCCTGGGTGGAAGGGGATGGGGAGTTTGCCGTAGAGCCTGGCGGTGGCCTCGAGGCTGGTGTCCTTGGCGGCGGCCACGGCGGTGCGCAGGGTATCCAGGTTCTCAAAGATGGTCTTCATGATGGCATAGCCGGCTTCCGCGGGCAGGCTTTCCGGGCAGACCACGATGTTGCCCGTGGCCAGCCCGGGCACATCGGTGCGGGTGTTGTATACGTTTTTGGGCACCTTGTAAGGATCCACCAAGCCCGGGAACTTCTTCATGGCCACCTGGGCGGTGGTGCTCTTGGGGTCAATGGGGATCAGGTAGATCCGGTCCCCCTTGCGGGCCAGGGTTTGGGAGAGCTCCACGATGGAGCTGGTGGGCACGCCCCCTACCCAGAAGAAGGCGTCCAGGGTGCCCTCAGCCAAGGCCTTAGCCCCTTCCGCTATCGGCAGGCGCTCCCGCTTGGCGAAGGTTTCCGGCTTGACCCCGGCCCCCTGGAGGACCAGAAGGGCCAGGTTTTCCGTACTGGAGCCCGGCTGGCCGGTGGAGACCCGCTTGCCCTTAAGGTCTTGCACCACCTTGATGCCGGTTTTTTCCGTGGTCACCAGGTGGATGAAGGAAGGGTACATGTAAAAGAGCACCCGTTGGCTCTTGGCGGGGCGGTCTTTGAAGCGGGGCTCCTCACCGGTGTAGGCCACATAGGCGGAGTCGGTGGTGGTGAGGGCGCAGTAATAGGTGGTGCCCGAGGTGCGGTCCCGCAGGAGCTGGAGGTTGTCGTAGGAGCCGCCGGTCTGCACCGGCTGGGCCTCCGCCACCCCCGCTTTGTTCAGGATGTCGGCCATGGCGGTACCGTAATAGAAGAAAACCCCTCCGGTGCTGCCCGTGCCGATCACCACCTTGGGTTTCTGGGCCAGCGCCAGTCCTAGGACTACCAGGCCGATGAGGATAAGGATTCTCTTCATGGTCACCTCCCGTATACTTTTGCGCCCCTAACCTACCCCACCGCCCTCCGCCTGTCAAGGTGAGGGACGCCCCAGCATGCGCACCTGGAAGGCCCTTAGGAGGTCGGTTTTGCTGAGGATGCCCAAAAGGCGGTCCTCTTCCATCACCAGGGCCCGGGCATACCCCTGTTCCGCCATGCGCTCTAAGGCGGTGAGGGCGTCCTCCTCGGGGGAAAGCACCAGGGGTTCCTTCAGGTAGTGGGCCACTGGGGCCAGGGGGTTGGCGCCCTCCAGCCCCTCGAGGCCCACCACCCCCAAAACCCGCCCCTCCTCCACCACGGGGAAGCCGGAAACCTTATGGACCAAGGCCAGGTTCAAGACCTCCTGGACGGGAAGGGAGGGGGGGATGACCAAGGGTTCTGGGGTCATGAGGTCCTTGACCTTGAGCCCACTTAGCGCCTGGGCCAGGAGGGTGGCCTCCACCTCGGCCCTCGAGGCCATGTACACGAAAAAAGCGATGAGGATCAGGAAGGGATTGAAGACCACGAAACCGAATAGCCCCAGGGCCCAGGCCACCGCTTGGCTTAAGGCCAGGGCCTGCCGGGTGGCCTGGAGGTAGGGTTTTCTAAAGGCCAACAGCGCCCGGTAGACCCGTCCCCCATCCAGGGGCAGGGCGGGGAGGAGGTTGAAAAGCCCCAGCATCAGGTTCACCAGGGCCAGGTAGTGGGTAAGAAAGCCCAAGGCCCCGGTTTCTACCCGGGCCATGCGGAAAAAAAGGGCCAGGGCGAAGCTCACCCCTGGGCCCGCCAGGGCGATCCAGAGTTCCTTCTGGGGTTCCCTGGGGATCTTCTCCATCTGGGCCACGCCTCCTAGAAGCCAGAGGGTGATGCGCTTGGTCCCGATGCCAAAGCGCCGGGCGGTGAGGGCGTGCCCAAGCTCGTGGAGGAGTACCGAAAGGAATAGCCCCAAGGCCGCCAGCAAGCCTAAAAGAAAGGGCCAAGGGGGTTGCAGGAGGGTAGGGTCCTGGGACAGGCCGAAGAGTTCCAGGTAGACGGGTAGGTTGCTCCCGATGAGGAAGGCCAAAAGGGGCAGGATCAGGAGGAGGGAAAGGTCCAGCTGGATGGGGATGCCCAGGACGCGGAAAAGGGTTAGGCCACGCTGGAACATGCCTCAAGTATAGGCGGTTGGCCCCGGGCGGCCTTGATAATGACCGGTCAGTCGGTCGTAGGATGAAGGGGTGTTGGCCCTCACCCTCCTCAAGGACCCCCTTTACCGTTCCTACTGGCTCTCCCTCTTCACCTCTCAGATGGGCACCTGGATGCAAGCGGCGGCCCAGGCTTGGCTGGTCCTCCTGCTTACCGGTAGCGCCGAAAGGCTTGGGTTGGTGGTGGCCTTACAGTTTCTGCCTTCCCTCCTCTTTTCCCTGCCGGCGGGGGTGATGGCGGACCGTTACCCAAAGCGGAACCTCCTCCTTTTCACCCAGGGCGGCATGATGTTTCTGGCCCTTTTCATGGCCCTCCTCATCCTTACCGGACAGGTGCGGTATCTTCATGTGCTTCTTTTCGCCTTCCTCTACGGTGCCTTGAACGCCATGGACCTTCCGGTGCGCCAAAGCTTTACCGTGGAGCTGGCGGGACGTGAACGCTACCCCGGGGCCATTGCCCTGAATTCCTTTGGCTTTAACACCAGCCGCCTTTTGGGTCCGGCCCTCGCAGGGGTCTTGATGGCCCTCTTCGGCGTGGGGGTGGCCTACCTGGCCAATGCCCTTTCCTTCTTGCCCCTTCTTTTCGTGCTTCGTCGGGTGGCCCCGGGTCCGAAGGCAGAAGAGGGGGATGGCCGTTGGTGGCGGGAGGCGCAGGAGGGGGTGCGGTTTGTCCTGGAAAACGCCCTGGTCCGCCGGGTGGTGGTCCTGGTACTTTTTGCCAGCCTTTTGGGTATGAACTTCCAAACCCTGGTGCCCGCCTATGCCCGCCTGGTCCTAGGGCTTTCCGCCGCCGGGTATGGCGCCTTGCTTTCCAGCGTGGGGCTTGGGGCTTTAGGGGCGGCCTTGATCATGGCCTTCACGGGAAAGCCCAAGCCCTTAAGGCTTGTCCTTGGGGTTTTCTTCCTCGCCTTGGCCCATTTGGGCCTCTTCCTGCCTTTGGCGTATCTGGCTCCCTTCTTCTTGGCCCTAGGGGGGTTTGGCATGATCTCCGTGCTCATCAACGCCAATACCCTGGTGCAGCTTTCCGTGCCCGACCGGATCCGGGGCCGGGTCATGGCGGTGTACAGCCTGGTGATGCTGGGAACCGGGCCTTTGGGGGCGTATCTCACCGGCCTTCTCTTTGAGCTGCTGGGGGGGCGGCTTGCCGCCTTGGCCTTAGGGGGTGCGGTTTTGGTGGTGGGGCTTTACCAGCTTCGCTCCTGGCCTAGGGAGTCCAGTCTTCCGGTCTAGGGCCAAAGCCCAGCCGCCAAGCCACCCCCTGGGCCACCCGGAGGCCCGCTTTCCCATCTCCATAGGGGTTTTTGGCCTGGCGCATATGGGCTAGCTCCTCCGGGTTTGCCAGGAGTCCTGCCACCACTTGGTACACCCTTTCCGGGTCCGTTCCCGCCAGCTTTAGGATGCCCGCCTCGAGGCCCTCTGGCCGCTCTGTAACGTTCCTGAGGACCACCACGGGGACCCCCAGGGCTGCCCCCTCTTCCTGGAGCCCCCCGGAGTCGGTGACCAAGAGGAGGCTTTCCCGCATGAGGGCGGCCATAGGCCCGTAGTCCAGGGGGTCTAGGAGGAGGAAGTTCCTAACCCCCTTAAGCGCGGGGTAGACCGCCTCCCGCACCACGGGGTTCAGGTGCACGGGATAGACGAAGGTGAGGTGGGGGAAGGCCTCGGCCACTCGCCTCATGGCCCGGGCCAGCTCTCCCAGGAGGGGCCAGTTCTCCCGGCGGTGCATGGTGACCGTCACGTAGGGCCCCGGAGGAAGTCCCTGGGGAAGCTGGCCTAGTCGGGCGGCCAAGAGCACGGCATCCACCCCCGTTTGTCCGGTGACCAGGATGGTCTCCTCCCGCTTGCCCTCCCGCAGCAGGTTCTCCTTGGCCAAGGGGGTGGGGGCAAAGTCCAGGTCGGTGAGGGCGTCGGTGAGGCGGCGGTTGGCCTCTTCGGGGAAGGGCTCTTTGAGGTTGCCGCTTCGGAGACCCGCCTCCACATGCCCCACGGGAAGCCCCACCAAAAAGGCCGCCCAGGCCACGGCGAAGGTGGTGAGGGTATCCCCGTGGACCAGGACGTAGTCGGCCCGCATCTCCTCGAGGGCTTTGGCCGCCTGGGGCAGGATGCGGGCCGCCAGGTCCGGCAAGGCCTGGCGCTCTTGCATCACGTCCAGATTTTTATCCTCCCGGATACCGAAAAGCCCTAGGGCCTGCCGTAGCTGCTCCCGGTGCTGCCCGGTGAGGAGGACCAGGGGTTTGATGTAGGGGTGCTCCTTCAGGGCCAGGTAGACGGGGGCCATCTTGGTGGCCTCGGGCCGGGTTCCAAAGGCCAGAACCACCCGCTTCATGCTACTCCACCCCCTTCCACAGGGCCCTTAGGCGGCGGTAGGTGACCCAGCCCAGGCCCGAGACCGTGGCCAAGAAGCTCGCCAAAATCGCCTCCTTGGGCATGCCCAGATAGGCCATGGCCAGGAGGTTGAAGAGGAGGGCTAGGCCCCAGAGGAGGAAGGCCACCCGCCTTTGCGAAAGCCCCCGGGCGAGAAGCCGGTGGTGGATGTGGTCCTTGCCGGGGGTGGAAAGGGGGTTCTGCCCCCTTAAAAGCCTTCGCACCACCACCTGGGTGGTGTCCAGGATGGGCAGGAGGAGGAAGAGCGCCGGGGGCAGGAGGCCAAAAAAGGTGGTGAGCTTCAGGTTACCGAGAAGGGCCGTGGCCGCCAGGGTGTAGCCCAGGAAGTAGGCCCCCGCATCCCCCAGGATGATGCGGCTGGGGTGGAGGTTGTGCCGCAGAAAGCCTAAGGCGGCCCCGGCCAGGGCGGCCAAGACCAGGGTGCCTGCGGCCCAGTAGGGGAACTGGGCGCTCACAAAGAGGAGGCTCATGGCGCTGATGTAAGCGATCCCGCCTGCCAGCCCGTCCAATCCATCCATGAGGTTGAGGGCATTGGTGATCCCCACCACCCAAAGCCAGGTGAGGAAAAGCCCCAAGGCAGGGTCCAAGGGGGTGCCGAAGGCCGCTTCAAACCGCACCCCCACCGCCATGAGGAGGAGGGCCGAGAGGGTTTGGGCAAAGAGGCGAAAAAGGGGAGGAAGGCCGAACTGGTCATCGATGAAGCCCACCAGCA encodes:
- a CDS encoding helix-turn-helix domain-containing protein, with protein sequence MRKAFKYRLYPTKPQRRDLGQPRRGYLGRTLSLCRQLYNAALQERREAYKKAKKTIGFYEQKRYLPEIRAELPEYGRIHSQVL
- the purU gene encoding formyltetrahydrofolate deformylase — encoded protein: MEEARLLITCPDRPGIVAAVSGFLYAHGANITDLQQYSTDPEGGTFFMRLAFTTPHLDLSRPALERAFQDVVASRFQMEWRLAYASERKRVAILVSRPAHALLELLWRYRVGELSMDLRMVVSNHPHHQEEVERFGIPYHHVPVEKGRKEEAEERILALLEEEGVELVVLARYMQILSPRFVARYPMGIINIHHSFLPAFAGADPYRQAHERGVKLIGATAHYVTEELDQGPIIEQDVVRVSHRHTVAEMRRLGQELERTVLARAVRWHLEDRILVHGNKTVVFV
- a CDS encoding S1C family serine protease, whose amino-acid sequence is MNLGRSFVGFLVLSLMAGAVLWWGLSHGQNPRPQPRPASDPGLLEYERNTVEIVERYGDGVVYVGVVTRPQSVQLPPGFEFFAPFLQMPPQEGAGSGFVIDKEGYILTNYHVVEGASRITVKFHNDPNEYRARLVGAAPPLDVALLKVEAPKERLVPLVLGDSDRIRVGQKAIAMGNPFGLEFTVTQGIVSAIRENPGAIGDESGLVPQVIQTDAAINPGNSGGPLLNSRGEVIGINTAIFTPTGQFGAAQFAGVGFALPINLVKQYLPELKAGKTLTAEEIIKNRPRLGVSLIPLSVYPEKLRQQYGLPASGLMVQEVERNSPAARAGLRAPSRFAYLQLPSGETLQVGVDGDVLLKADGVPLTSIAQLRRVLYSKKPGEAVSLEVFRQGRTFTVRVVPQVIR
- a CDS encoding TAXI family TRAP transporter solute-binding subunit: MKRVLLVLLALAGLALAQKPKVVVATGGVGGVYFYYGTTLAEIWNKAGVAEAQAIQTAASIDNLLLLENRTGGGTYYCATVLPDSAYLAYTGQHDRFKEKPAKSVRILFAMYPNFLHIVTREGTGIRVVQDLKGKRVSTGAPGSGTEVEALLVLQAAGLSPKDFAKQERLGAQESANALSEGNIDAFFWSGGLPTGAITELAASLARKGQRIHLVPLDPKSTVVQTFQKRFPGLAGPGVIPKAIYGTRADTPTLTFWNLLVCPQSLPEEAAYALTKATFENLATLRQAVAAARDTSLENAVRFLGGTIPYHEGALRYFREAGALK
- a CDS encoding TRAP transporter permease, with amino-acid sequence MELEHSQSPSTPLARFTRWILILGALYSLYLVLHPFTPLARAEIPILDIVQLQRSTHVLFLLLGGYLVSFYLPRKRTFGSWVYFLFTLIPLYNFLVPSVPGLNLPWEAKAVGLLYWTVAALPALLPGLKRPADLLAVLLALFPTLYQLRFFEELVYRAVLPEPWDMAMSFGLIMLVLGLVYRLLGPVMPVLVLFFFSYNLYADLFPGAFRGSRQGIDLLLGKTYNETEAGIYGLITGVSAKYLVYFTLLSGMIGALGLGRVVANLALALVGKHPATPGRVTGLASVFMGMFSGSGAADTQFVAALTKPLYERAGYDRLVAAGLVATAGTIALITPPVMGSIAFIMVEILQIPYLKVIVMALGPALLYLTAVLAFNEFYSRKAGLPPVGAELGMSRRAYALRYSTLFLPILLIIAMLYLGYEVRTAASMALLFFILLTYLDPTLRPKGIAPIFQGLADGFRTLLPIGTAVTAANLIFAMMVISGLPSKFSQLLQQVSGESLLLATLITAIFSLVLGMGVPPTATYVLTSALTAPAIIALAKQNGIPDSAALLATHMFLFYYAVLADVTPPVALSAYAASSVFGTNPLITGVYAARVALSKYLVGFFFLLSYSGTALLIIPVLENSSPGEAWPMILERFLSAAAGIVYLSASAAGYTRRPLKRWEAWALGILAVLLFVPYGLLNLVAFLLGLPFFRKGLTGARKEA
- a CDS encoding TAXI family TRAP transporter solute-binding subunit, translated to MKRILILIGLVVLGLALAQKPKVVIGTGSTGGVFFYYGTAMADILNKAGVAEAQPVQTGGSYDNLQLLRDRTSGTTYYCALTTTDSAYVAYTGEEPRFKDRPAKSQRVLFYMYPSFIHLVTTEKTGIKVVQDLKGKRVSTGQPGSSTENLALLVLQGAGVKPETFAKRERLPIAEGAKALAEGTLDAFFWVGGVPTSSIVELSQTLARKGDRIYLIPIDPKSTTAQVAMKKFPGLVDPYKVPKNVYNTRTDVPGLATGNIVVCPESLPAEAGYAIMKTIFENLDTLRTAVAAAKDTSLEATARLYGKLPIPFHPGAERYLKEKGLIK
- a CDS encoding site-2 protease family protein; translation: MFQRGLTLFRVLGIPIQLDLSLLLILPLLAFLIGSNLPVYLELFGLSQDPTLLQPPWPFLLGLLAALGLFLSVLLHELGHALTARRFGIGTKRITLWLLGGVAQMEKIPREPQKELWIALAGPGVSFALALFFRMARVETGALGFLTHYLALVNLMLGLFNLLPALPLDGGRVYRALLAFRKPYLQATRQALALSQAVAWALGLFGFVVFNPFLILIAFFVYMASRAEVEATLLAQALSGLKVKDLMTPEPLVIPPSLPVQEVLNLALVHKVSGFPVVEEGRVLGVVGLEGLEGANPLAPVAHYLKEPLVLSPEEDALTALERMAEQGYARALVMEEDRLLGILSKTDLLRAFQVRMLGRPSP
- a CDS encoding MFS transporter; the protein is MLALTLLKDPLYRSYWLSLFTSQMGTWMQAAAQAWLVLLLTGSAERLGLVVALQFLPSLLFSLPAGVMADRYPKRNLLLFTQGGMMFLALFMALLILTGQVRYLHVLLFAFLYGALNAMDLPVRQSFTVELAGRERYPGAIALNSFGFNTSRLLGPALAGVLMALFGVGVAYLANALSFLPLLFVLRRVAPGPKAEEGDGRWWREAQEGVRFVLENALVRRVVVLVLFASLLGMNFQTLVPAYARLVLGLSAAGYGALLSSVGLGALGAALIMAFTGKPKPLRLVLGVFFLALAHLGLFLPLAYLAPFFLALGGFGMISVLINANTLVQLSVPDRIRGRVMAVYSLVMLGTGPLGAYLTGLLFELLGGRLAALALGGAVLVVGLYQLRSWPRESSLPV
- the wecB gene encoding non-hydrolyzing UDP-N-acetylglucosamine 2-epimerase translates to MKRVVLAFGTRPEATKMAPVYLALKEHPYIKPLVLLTGQHREQLRQALGLFGIREDKNLDVMQERQALPDLAARILPQAAKALEEMRADYVLVHGDTLTTFAVAWAAFLVGLPVGHVEAGLRSGNLKEPFPEEANRRLTDALTDLDFAPTPLAKENLLREGKREETILVTGQTGVDAVLLAARLGQLPQGLPPGPYVTVTMHRRENWPLLGELARAMRRVAEAFPHLTFVYPVHLNPVVREAVYPALKGVRNFLLLDPLDYGPMAALMRESLLLVTDSGGLQEEGAALGVPVVVLRNVTERPEGLEAGILKLAGTDPERVYQVVAGLLANPEELAHMRQAKNPYGDGKAGLRVAQGVAWRLGFGPRPEDWTP
- a CDS encoding MraY family glycosyltransferase — translated: MTELLRKIGVAEPQGTGWITVVFVFLLALFFTWRFLPQVRRFALKVGWADQPNERRLNREPLPNAGGLAVYAGVVLALVVAAFLRPILVEHVLIQILAILLGGAWLVLVGFIDDQFGLPPLFRLFAQTLSALLLMAVGVRFEAAFGTPLDPALGLFLTWLWVVGITNALNLMDGLDGLAGGIAYISAMSLLFVSAQFPYWAAGTLVLAALAGAALGFLRHNLHPSRIILGDAGAYFLGYTLAATALLGNLKLTTFFGLLPPALFLLLPILDTTQVVVRRLLRGQNPLSTPGKDHIHHRLLARGLSQRRVAFLLWGLALLFNLLAMAYLGMPKEAILASFLATVSGLGWVTYRRLRALWKGVE